Proteins co-encoded in one Chionomys nivalis chromosome 6, mChiNiv1.1, whole genome shotgun sequence genomic window:
- the Arl9 gene encoding LOW QUALITY PROTEIN: ADP-ribosylation factor-like protein 9 (The sequence of the model RefSeq protein was modified relative to this genomic sequence to represent the inferred CDS: deleted 1 base in 1 codon): MERGKAKERDKFSSSSSRESVKAEKEKRKDVEVKSKGKEIGKEEEKRKSVELKVKKGKETGKEEEKRKSVDAKIKEDGKETGKEEEKRKSVDAKIKEDGKEKGKEEEKRKSVDAKIKENGKEKGKEEEKRKSVDAKIKENGKEKGKEEEKRKSVELKIKENGKEKGKEEEKRKSVDAKIKENGKEKGKEEEKRKSVDAKIKENGKEKGKEEEKRKSVELKIKEKGKEKGKEEEKRKSVDAKIKENGKEKGKEEEKRKSVELKIKENGKEKGKEEEKRKSVDAKIKEKGKEEEKRKSVDAKIKENGKDKGKEEEKRKSVDIKLQGNGKEKGKEEKKKNVDVKNKENGKGKEVKEEQGMENEEEQVTEKVKDSSSISIKILYPPPPVRDLGPASPPRRLWAFRPAGSVTSPPKYAENRILSEGVCLWMVGMWGNKSNQILVVGLDGAGKTSVLYSLASNRVQHSQAPTQGFNEVCISTEDRQMEFLEIGGSEPFRAYWDMYLPKVWLLIFVVDSADHNRLPEARRYLHQLIAPNPGLPLVVFANKQDLEDAYHITDIHDALALSEVGNDRKLFLFGTQVTENGTEIPSTMQDARDLIAHLAANM, from the exons atggagagagggaaggcgAAGGAGAGGGACAAGTTTTCTTCTTCGAGCAGTAGGGAATCAGtaaaagcagagaaggaaaaaaggaaagatgtGGAAGTaaaaagcaaagggaaagagatagggaaggaagaggagaagaggaagtctGTAGAGCTGAAAGTcaagaaggggaaagagacagggaaggaagaagagaaaaggaagagtgtgGACGCGAAAATTAAAGAAGACGggaaagagacagggaaggaagaggagaaaaggaagagtgtgGACGCGAAAATTAAAGAAGacgggaaagagaaagggaaggaagaggagaaaaggaagagtgtgGACGCGAAAATCAAGGAGAacgggaaggagaaagggaaggaagaggagaaaaggaagagtgtgGACGCGAAAATCAAGGAGAacgggaaggagaaagggaaggaagaggagaaaaggaagagtgtggagttgaaaattaaagaaaacgggaaagagaaagggaaggaagaggagaaaaggaagagtgtgGACGCGAAAATCAAggagaatgggaaagagaaagggaaggaagaggagaaaaggaagagtgtggatgcgaaaattaaagaaaacggaaaagagaaagggaaggaagaggagaaaaggaagagtgtgGAGTTGAAAatcaaggagaaagggaaagagaaagggaaggaggaggagaaaagaaagagtgtGGACGCGAAAATCAAggagaatgggaaagagaaagggaaggaagaggagaaaaggaagagtgtgGAGTTGAAAATCAAGGAAAacggaaaggagaaagggaaggaggaggagaaaaggaagagtgtgGACGCGAAAatcaaggagaaagggaaggaagaggagaaaagaaagagtgtGGACGCGAAAATCAAAGAAAACGGGAAAGacaaggggaaagaagaggagaaaaggaagagtgtgGACATAAAACTCCAGGGGAacgggaaagagaaaggaaaagaagagaaaaagaaaaatgtggacgTGAAAAACAaggagaatggaaaaggaaaggaagtcaAGGAGGAGCAAGGGATGGAGAATGAGGAGGAACAGGTCACAGAAAAGGTCAAAGACAGCAGCAGCATCTCGATTAAAATCCTGTACCCGCCGCCGCCGGTAAGAGACCTGGGACCCGCTTCGCCTCCTAGGCGGTTGTGGGCATTCAGACCCGCC GGCTCTGTTACGTCGCCCCCGAAGTACGCAGAGAACCGGATCTTGTCCGAGGGCGTCTGTCTATGGATGGTGGGGATGTGGGGGAAT aaaagTAACCAGATCCTAGTAGtaggcctggatggagcaggAAAGACCAGCGTCCTCTACTCACTGGCTTCCAACAGAGTCCAGCACAGCCAGGCACCTACCCAAGGTTTCAACGAAGTTTGCATCAGCACTGAGGACAGGCAGATGGAGTTCCTGGAGA TTGGCGGCAGTGAGCCATTCCGCGCCTACTGGGATATGTACCTGCCTAAGGTATGGCTGCTGATCTTTGTGGTCGACTCAGCTGATCACAATCGATTGCCTGAAGCCAGGAGATACCTTCATCAGCTGATTGCACCCAACCCAGGGCTCCCTCTGGTTGTGTTTGCCAACAAACAG GATCTTGAAGACGCCTACCACATTACAGACATCCACGATGCTCTGGCACTGTCGGAAGTGGGGAATGACAGGAAGCTGTTCTTGTTTGGAACTCAGGTGACTGAGAATGGCACAGAGATCCCCTCCACCATGCAAGATGCCAGAGACCTGATTGCACATCTGGCCGCAAATATGTAG